In Amycolatopsis jiangsuensis, the following proteins share a genomic window:
- a CDS encoding maleylpyruvate isomerase N-terminal domain-containing protein produces MNATAVDRIRELHEEWERVARDLPAEAFGAPSALPGWTRAHLLTHLARNADGLGNLLTWAETGVEHPMYGPGTARDDDIEAGARRGGEEIVADVVTSGRALLDQAVRLPAQAWSAPVRARLGQPITGADVLTMRLAETTIHLADLAAGHDLAAAVALLGDHLDDVVANLIRMCPRPLPSFRLGDGVRTWTVGEGGDLVTGTPATVLAWLTGRGDGAELSGPVPELASLI; encoded by the coding sequence GTGAACGCAACTGCGGTCGACCGCATCCGGGAGCTGCACGAGGAGTGGGAACGGGTTGCCCGCGACCTGCCCGCGGAGGCGTTCGGCGCGCCGAGCGCCCTGCCCGGCTGGACACGTGCGCACCTGCTCACCCACCTCGCCCGCAACGCCGACGGCCTCGGCAACCTGCTGACCTGGGCCGAAACCGGCGTCGAGCACCCGATGTACGGTCCCGGCACCGCGCGGGACGACGACATCGAGGCTGGTGCCCGCCGCGGTGGCGAAGAGATCGTTGCCGACGTCGTGACGTCCGGGCGGGCCCTGCTTGACCAGGCCGTGCGGCTGCCGGCCCAGGCGTGGTCCGCGCCGGTGCGTGCCCGCCTCGGGCAGCCGATCACCGGTGCCGACGTGCTCACCATGCGGCTGGCCGAGACCACCATCCACCTGGCCGACCTGGCCGCCGGGCACGATCTCGCCGCCGCCGTCGCCTTGCTCGGCGACCACCTCGACGACGTGGTCGCGAACCTGATCCGGATGTGCCCGCGCCCGCTGCCGTCGTTCCGGCTCGGCGACGGCGTCCGGACCTGGACGGTGGGGGAGGGCGGTGACCTCGTGACCGGCACGCCCGCGACCGTGCTGGCCTGGCTCACCGGTCGTGGCGACGGTGCCGAGCTGAGCGGGCCGGTGCCGGAACTGGCTTCGCTGATCTGA
- a CDS encoding DUF5319 domain-containing protein — protein MRAVPHDVLPPDPFEDDPEDPARSILDSDDHPDEPISPDERTELLADLSDLAVYQALLEPRGVRGIVVDCGECDEPHYHDWHLLRASLEQLLSDGRMRPHEPAFDPNPGDYVSWDYCRGFADGVTANESAY, from the coding sequence CTGCGGGCCGTGCCGCACGACGTGTTGCCTCCCGACCCGTTCGAGGACGATCCGGAAGACCCGGCCCGGTCCATCCTCGATTCCGACGACCACCCGGACGAGCCGATCAGCCCGGACGAACGCACCGAACTGCTGGCCGACCTGTCCGATCTCGCCGTGTACCAGGCTCTTCTCGAGCCGCGCGGGGTCCGCGGCATCGTGGTCGACTGCGGTGAATGCGACGAACCCCACTACCACGACTGGCACCTGCTGCGCGCCAGCCTGGAACAGCTCCTCTCGGACGGCCGGATGCGGCCGCACGAACCGGCCTTCGACCCGAACCCGGGCGACTACGTGAGCTGGGACTACTGCCGCGGCTTCGCCGACGGAGTCACGGCGAACGAGAGCGCTTACTGA
- the guaB gene encoding IMP dehydrogenase, translating to MTSESITPAVPSKFAMLGLTFDDVLLLPAESDVVPSAVDTSTRLSRNITLGVPLVSAAMDTVTEGRMAIAMARQGGMGVLQRNLPIEEQAAAVEVVKRSEAGMVTDPVTCSPDATLAEVDALCARFRISGVPVTDASGALVGIITNRDMRFEVDYTRLVSEVMTKAPLVTAQVGVTAEAALGLLRRHKIEKLPIVDGAGKLRGLITVKDFVKTEQYPNASKDPDGRLIVGAAVGVGADGHKRAMALAEAGVDVLMVDTAHGHSRAVVDTVRLLKKELGDTVDVVGGNVATRAGAQALVDAGVDGVKVGVGPGSICTTRIVAGVGVPQISAIYEADQAARPAGVPVIGDGGIQYSGDIAKALAAGASTVMLGSLLAGTAESPGDLILVNGKQFKVYRGMGSLGAMQSRGEAKSYSKDRYAQDDVLNEDKLVPEGIEGRIPFRGPLANVVHQLVGGLRAGMGYAGATTIPQLQEAQLVRITAAGLKESHPHDITMTVEAPNYTTR from the coding sequence ATGACCAGCGAAAGCATCACCCCCGCCGTGCCCAGCAAGTTCGCGATGCTCGGCCTCACCTTCGACGACGTGCTGCTGCTGCCTGCCGAATCCGACGTGGTGCCCAGCGCGGTGGACACGAGCACCCGGCTCAGCCGCAACATCACGCTGGGCGTACCGCTCGTGTCGGCCGCGATGGACACCGTCACCGAGGGCCGGATGGCGATCGCGATGGCCCGCCAGGGCGGGATGGGCGTGCTGCAGCGCAACCTGCCGATCGAGGAGCAGGCCGCGGCGGTCGAGGTCGTGAAGCGGTCGGAGGCCGGGATGGTCACCGACCCGGTCACCTGTTCGCCGGACGCCACGCTCGCCGAGGTCGACGCGCTGTGCGCCCGGTTCCGGATCTCCGGCGTGCCGGTCACCGACGCCTCCGGTGCGCTCGTGGGGATCATCACCAACCGCGACATGCGGTTCGAGGTCGACTACACGCGCCTGGTCAGCGAGGTCATGACGAAGGCGCCGCTGGTCACCGCGCAGGTCGGCGTCACCGCGGAGGCCGCGCTCGGCCTGCTGCGCCGGCACAAGATCGAGAAGCTGCCGATCGTCGACGGCGCGGGCAAGCTGCGTGGCCTGATCACGGTCAAGGACTTCGTGAAGACCGAGCAGTACCCCAACGCCAGCAAGGACCCGGACGGCCGGCTCATCGTCGGCGCCGCGGTGGGCGTGGGCGCGGACGGGCACAAGCGCGCCATGGCGCTCGCCGAGGCGGGTGTGGACGTGCTGATGGTCGACACCGCGCACGGTCACTCCCGCGCCGTGGTCGACACCGTGCGGCTGCTGAAGAAGGAACTCGGCGACACCGTCGACGTCGTCGGCGGCAACGTCGCGACCCGCGCGGGCGCGCAGGCGCTGGTGGACGCCGGGGTGGACGGGGTGAAGGTCGGCGTCGGCCCGGGCTCGATCTGCACCACGCGCATCGTCGCCGGCGTCGGCGTGCCGCAGATTTCCGCGATCTACGAGGCCGACCAGGCCGCGCGCCCGGCCGGGGTGCCGGTGATCGGCGACGGCGGCATCCAGTACTCCGGCGACATCGCGAAGGCACTCGCGGCCGGCGCGTCCACCGTGATGCTGGGCAGCCTGCTCGCCGGTACCGCGGAGTCGCCCGGTGACCTGATCCTGGTCAACGGCAAGCAGTTCAAGGTCTACCGCGGGATGGGTTCGCTGGGCGCCATGCAGTCGCGCGGCGAGGCGAAGTCCTACTCCAAGGACCGCTACGCCCAGGACGACGTGCTCAACGAGGACAAGCTGGTGCCCGAAGGCATCGAAGGCCGCATCCCGTTCCGTGGCCCGCTCGCGAACGTGGTGCACCAGCTCGTCGGCGGCCTCCGGGCGGGCATGGGCTACGCGGGCGCCACGACGATCCCGCAGCTGCAGGAAGCGCAGCTGGTGCGGATCACCGCGGCCGGCCTGAAGGAAAGCCACCCGCACGACATCACGATGACCGTCGAGGCGCCCAACTACACCACCCGCTGA
- a CDS encoding zinc-dependent alcohol dehydrogenase family protein has product MRATLIYGAGDVRVETVPDPKLVEPTDALVRITRACICGSDLWPYGSLPVQERGRPIGHEFLGIVEETGAEVTSVRKGDLVVAPFLYSDGTCEFCREGLQSSCLHGGGWGQNGVDGGQGEAARVPQADGTLVKLPHTEDADLLASMLTLSDVFATGHHAAVTAGVREGSSVTVIGDGAVGLSAVLAAKRLGAERIVLMGRHQERTDLGRDFGATDVVAERGDEGIAKVRDLTGGRGTHAVLECVGTLPAFEMGLGVVRPGGALSRVGVPQYAEGPIGRPLFSNNITVTGGVAPARHYIPELLPDVLDGRYQPGRVFDRTIGIEDVPAGYQAMADREALKVLVAF; this is encoded by the coding sequence ATGCGAGCGACACTCATCTACGGCGCGGGCGACGTCCGAGTGGAGACGGTGCCGGACCCGAAGCTGGTCGAGCCCACCGACGCCCTCGTCCGGATCACGCGGGCGTGCATCTGCGGCAGTGACCTGTGGCCGTACGGCAGCCTGCCGGTACAGGAGCGGGGACGGCCGATCGGGCACGAATTCCTCGGCATCGTCGAGGAAACCGGTGCGGAGGTGACCAGCGTGCGCAAGGGCGACCTGGTCGTGGCGCCGTTCCTGTACTCCGACGGCACCTGCGAGTTCTGCCGGGAAGGGCTGCAGAGCTCGTGCCTGCACGGCGGCGGCTGGGGCCAGAATGGCGTCGACGGCGGACAGGGCGAGGCGGCCCGGGTACCGCAGGCGGACGGCACGCTCGTGAAGCTGCCCCACACCGAGGACGCCGATCTGCTGGCGTCGATGCTCACGCTGTCGGACGTGTTCGCCACCGGGCACCACGCCGCGGTCACCGCGGGCGTTCGCGAGGGCAGCTCGGTGACCGTGATCGGGGACGGCGCGGTCGGCCTGTCCGCAGTGCTGGCCGCGAAGCGTCTCGGCGCCGAGCGGATCGTCCTCATGGGACGTCACCAGGAGCGGACCGACCTCGGCCGCGATTTCGGTGCCACGGACGTGGTGGCCGAGCGTGGCGACGAGGGCATCGCGAAGGTCCGTGATCTGACCGGCGGCCGGGGCACGCACGCCGTGCTCGAATGCGTGGGCACGCTGCCCGCGTTCGAGATGGGGCTGGGCGTGGTGCGCCCCGGTGGCGCGCTGAGCCGCGTGGGCGTGCCGCAGTACGCGGAGGGTCCGATCGGGCGGCCGCTGTTCTCGAACAACATCACCGTTACCGGGGGCGTCGCACCGGCCCGGCACTACATCCCGGAGCTGCTGCCCGACGTGCTCGACGGCCGCTACCAGCCGGGTCGCGTGTTCGACCGGACCATCGGCATCGAGGACGTCCCTGCTGGTTACCAGGCGATGGCCGACCGTGAGGCGTTGAAGGTGCTCGTGGCGTTCTGA
- a CDS encoding GMC family oxidoreductase: MTASNTTTGRNEPDYDVVVVGSGFGGSVAALRLTEKGYRVAVVEAGRRFADDEFAKTSWDLKRYLWAPQLGCYGIQRIHLLNDVMVLAGAGVGGGSLVYANTLYRPLEPFYADRQWAHITDWELELAPHYDQASRMLGVVTNPTITPSDVVMRQVARDMEVAGSFHPTPVGVHFGRPGESVPDPYFGGAGPDRVGCTECGSCMTGCRVGAKNTLVKNYLYLAEKDGAQVIPLTTVTSVRPGGAGYEIRLQKTGTRSKRFRTTVTASQVVFAAGTWGTQNLLHRMKDTGALPKLSGRLGELTRTNSEAIIGAGRTTVDENRDFSRGVAITSSIHPDENTHIEPVRYGKGSNAMSLLQTIATDGSSPVPRWRQAVTFLVKHPVQAAKLLNAHRWSERTVILLVMQSLDNSITTYTRRGLFGRRKYTSRQGHGEPNPSFIPAGHEANQRAAEHIGGIAGGTWGEIFDIPLTAHFIGGVPIGDSADAGVIDPYHRVFGYPGLSVVDGSAITANLGVNPSLTITAQAERAFSFWPNKGEPDRRPDQREGYRRLDPVAPKNPAVPADAPAALRR, translated from the coding sequence GTGACTGCCAGTAACACCACCACAGGGCGGAACGAGCCGGACTACGACGTCGTCGTGGTGGGCTCCGGGTTCGGCGGCAGTGTCGCGGCGCTGCGGCTGACCGAGAAGGGCTACCGGGTCGCGGTCGTCGAGGCCGGGCGGCGCTTCGCCGACGACGAGTTCGCGAAGACGTCGTGGGATCTCAAGCGCTACCTCTGGGCCCCGCAGCTCGGTTGCTACGGCATCCAGCGCATCCACCTGCTCAACGATGTGATGGTGCTGGCGGGCGCGGGCGTCGGCGGAGGTTCGCTGGTGTACGCGAACACGTTGTACCGCCCGCTCGAGCCGTTCTACGCCGACCGGCAGTGGGCGCACATCACCGACTGGGAGTTGGAGCTGGCGCCGCACTACGACCAGGCCAGCCGGATGCTCGGGGTGGTCACGAATCCCACGATCACGCCGTCGGACGTGGTGATGCGCCAGGTCGCGCGCGACATGGAGGTGGCCGGATCGTTCCACCCGACCCCGGTCGGCGTGCACTTCGGCAGGCCGGGGGAGTCGGTACCGGACCCGTACTTCGGCGGTGCCGGACCGGACCGCGTCGGCTGCACGGAATGTGGCTCGTGCATGACCGGCTGCCGGGTCGGGGCGAAGAACACGCTGGTGAAGAACTACCTGTACCTCGCGGAGAAGGACGGCGCGCAGGTCATTCCGCTCACCACGGTCACGTCCGTGCGCCCTGGCGGCGCGGGTTACGAGATCAGGCTGCAGAAGACCGGTACCCGCTCGAAACGGTTCCGCACCACCGTCACCGCCTCACAGGTGGTGTTCGCCGCCGGTACCTGGGGCACGCAGAACCTGCTGCACCGCATGAAGGACACCGGTGCGCTGCCGAAGCTCTCCGGCAGGCTCGGGGAGCTCACGCGCACGAACTCCGAGGCCATCATCGGCGCCGGACGCACCACTGTGGACGAGAACCGCGACTTCAGCCGGGGCGTCGCGATCACCTCGTCGATTCACCCTGACGAGAACACCCACATCGAGCCGGTGCGCTACGGCAAGGGCAGCAACGCGATGAGCCTGCTGCAGACGATCGCCACCGACGGGTCCTCCCCGGTGCCGCGCTGGCGGCAGGCGGTCACGTTCCTGGTCAAGCATCCGGTGCAGGCCGCGAAGCTGCTCAACGCGCACCGGTGGAGCGAGCGCACAGTGATCCTGCTGGTGATGCAAAGCCTCGACAACTCCATCACCACCTACACCCGGCGCGGCCTGTTCGGGCGTCGCAAGTACACCTCCCGGCAGGGGCACGGCGAGCCGAACCCCAGCTTCATTCCGGCCGGGCACGAGGCGAACCAACGAGCCGCCGAGCACATCGGCGGCATCGCCGGCGGCACCTGGGGCGAGATCTTCGACATCCCGCTCACCGCGCACTTCATCGGCGGGGTACCGATCGGCGACAGCGCGGACGCCGGTGTGATCGACCCGTACCACCGGGTCTTCGGCTATCCCGGGCTGTCCGTTGTGGACGGTTCGGCGATCACTGCGAACCTCGGCGTGAACCCGTCGCTCACCATCACGGCGCAGGCCGAGCGGGCGTTCTCGTTCTGGCCCAACAAGGGTGAGCCGGACCGCCGGCCGGACCAGCGCGAGGGCTACCGGCGGTTGGACCCGGTGGCCCCGAAGAACCCGGCGGTTCCGGCGGACGCACCTGCCGCGCTGCGTCGCTGA
- a CDS encoding GuaB3 family IMP dehydrogenase-related protein — translation MRDLVEIGMGRTARRAYGLDEVEIVPSRRTRSSSVVSTAWQIDAYRFDLPLVTHPTDAIVSPGTAVAIGELGGLGVLNAEGLWARHANVEEAIFRLVRAAEDSEDPTAVVRELQELHSAPIRLDLLTEAIKTMRESGVTVAARVSPQHAAELTPDLLAAGVEILVVQGTIISAEHVQRDAEPLNLKEFIGRLDVPVIAGGVSDYRTAMHLMRTGAAGVIVGHGYSEGVTSTDRVLGIGVPMATAIVDAAAARRDYLDETGGRYVHVLADGGITTSGDIAKAIACGADAVMLGAPLSAASDAPGQGLYWTAAAAHPSLPRSRVVAGPDSDYAVDLKTLLFGPSSDAEGVVNLFGALRRAMAKTGYSDLKEFQRVGLTVRG, via the coding sequence GTGCGGGATCTGGTCGAGATCGGCATGGGCCGCACCGCGCGGCGGGCGTACGGCCTTGACGAGGTGGAGATCGTGCCGTCACGGCGGACACGGTCCTCGTCGGTGGTCTCCACCGCGTGGCAGATCGACGCGTACCGGTTCGACCTGCCGCTGGTCACCCACCCCACGGACGCGATCGTCTCGCCCGGCACCGCGGTCGCGATCGGCGAGCTGGGCGGACTGGGCGTGCTCAACGCCGAGGGCCTGTGGGCGCGCCACGCGAACGTCGAGGAAGCGATCTTCCGGCTCGTGCGTGCCGCCGAGGACAGTGAGGACCCGACCGCGGTCGTGCGCGAGCTGCAGGAGCTGCACTCCGCGCCGATCCGGCTGGACCTGCTGACCGAGGCGATCAAGACGATGCGCGAGTCCGGGGTCACGGTCGCCGCGCGGGTGAGCCCGCAGCACGCCGCCGAGCTGACCCCGGACCTGCTGGCCGCGGGCGTGGAAATCCTCGTCGTGCAGGGCACGATCATTTCCGCCGAACACGTGCAGCGCGACGCGGAACCGCTCAACCTCAAGGAGTTCATCGGCCGGCTCGACGTGCCGGTGATCGCGGGCGGGGTCAGCGACTACCGCACCGCGATGCACCTGATGCGCACCGGCGCGGCCGGCGTCATCGTCGGCCACGGCTATTCCGAGGGCGTCACCAGCACCGACCGCGTGCTGGGCATCGGGGTGCCGATGGCCACCGCGATCGTGGACGCCGCCGCGGCCCGTCGCGACTACCTCGACGAGACCGGCGGCCGTTACGTGCACGTGCTCGCCGACGGCGGCATCACCACTTCCGGCGACATCGCGAAGGCCATCGCCTGCGGTGCGGACGCCGTGATGCTCGGCGCGCCGCTGTCGGCCGCTTCGGACGCACCGGGTCAGGGCCTGTACTGGACGGCCGCGGCCGCGCACCCGTCGCTGCCGCGTTCCCGCGTGGTCGCCGGCCCGGACTCGGACTACGCGGTGGACCTGAAAACGCTGCTCTTCGGCCCTTCCTCGGACGCGGAGGGCGTGGTGAACCTCTTCGGCGCGCTGCGTCGCGCGATGGCCAAGACCGGCTACTCGGACCTGAAGGAGTTCCAACGCGTCGGCCTGACCGTGCGCGGCTGA
- a CDS encoding aldehyde dehydrogenase family protein, which translates to MDTITPQPRAAWVAGRAEQGASTLVVRHPLDGSEVATVAVPGPEQVERAVAAAAAVAKEFRRSPAHLRAGALEHVSRGLAARAEEIAEVITAENGKPLKWAEAEVNRAVSVFRIAAEEARRFSGDVQRLDADPSGDARLALTRRVPRGPVLGIAPFNFPLNLVAHKVAPALAVGAPIVVKPAPRTPLSALVLGELLAETELPEGAFSVLPLGNGETQALVADPRLPVVSFTGSGPVGWSIADAVPRKHVVLELGGNAAAVVLRDWPDPEGAAYRIATFGNYQAGQSCIAVQRVIVDSAIADEFVPALVEAVESQQTGDPYDRNTDVGPVVDEAAAERIIAWVEEAVAGGARVLTGGTREGTAVAPTVLADVPADAKAWAEEIFGPVLAVSVVDGVDEALAAVNDSAYGLQAGVFTSDVQLAFHASAELEVGGVIIGDVPSYRADQMPYGGVKGSGLGREGVLSAMHDLTAEQVTVFTGVEL; encoded by the coding sequence ATGGACACGATCACTCCACAGCCGCGGGCCGCGTGGGTCGCCGGGCGGGCCGAGCAGGGCGCGAGCACGCTGGTGGTGCGCCACCCGCTGGACGGCAGCGAGGTCGCGACCGTCGCGGTGCCCGGCCCGGAGCAGGTGGAACGGGCGGTGGCCGCGGCGGCCGCGGTCGCGAAGGAGTTCCGGCGCAGCCCCGCGCATCTGCGCGCCGGCGCGCTGGAGCACGTGTCCCGCGGCCTGGCGGCCCGTGCGGAGGAGATCGCCGAGGTGATCACCGCCGAGAACGGCAAGCCGCTGAAATGGGCCGAAGCAGAGGTCAACCGGGCGGTGTCGGTGTTCCGGATCGCGGCCGAGGAGGCCCGGCGGTTCAGCGGCGACGTGCAGCGGCTTGACGCCGACCCATCCGGGGACGCTCGGCTGGCGCTCACCCGGCGGGTGCCGCGCGGGCCGGTGCTCGGCATCGCTCCGTTCAACTTTCCGCTGAACCTGGTGGCGCACAAGGTCGCGCCTGCGCTCGCGGTCGGGGCGCCGATCGTCGTGAAGCCCGCGCCGCGCACGCCGCTGTCCGCGCTCGTGCTCGGCGAACTGCTGGCCGAGACGGAGCTGCCGGAAGGCGCCTTTTCGGTGCTGCCGCTGGGCAACGGGGAAACGCAGGCGCTGGTCGCCGACCCGCGGCTGCCGGTGGTGTCGTTCACCGGTTCCGGACCGGTCGGCTGGTCGATCGCCGATGCCGTGCCGCGCAAGCACGTGGTCCTGGAGCTGGGTGGCAACGCGGCGGCCGTGGTCCTGCGCGACTGGCCGGATCCGGAGGGCGCCGCGTACCGCATCGCGACCTTCGGCAACTACCAGGCCGGGCAGTCCTGCATCGCGGTGCAGCGGGTGATCGTGGATTCGGCGATCGCGGACGAATTCGTGCCCGCGCTCGTGGAAGCGGTGGAGTCGCAGCAGACCGGCGATCCCTACGACCGCAACACCGACGTCGGCCCGGTCGTCGACGAGGCAGCCGCCGAGCGGATCATCGCGTGGGTCGAGGAGGCGGTGGCCGGGGGCGCCCGGGTGCTCACCGGAGGCACCCGCGAGGGCACCGCCGTCGCGCCGACGGTCCTCGCCGACGTCCCGGCGGACGCGAAGGCGTGGGCGGAGGAGATCTTCGGCCCGGTACTGGCGGTGTCCGTTGTGGACGGTGTGGACGAAGCCCTTGCCGCGGTGAACGATTCGGCCTACGGCCTGCAGGCCGGCGTGTTCACCAGCGATGTGCAGCTGGCCTTCCACGCGTCCGCGGAGCTGGAGGTGGGCGGCGTGATCATCGGCGACGTGCCGTCCTACCGCGCGGACCAGATGCCCTACGGCGGGGTGAAAGGCTCCGGCCTCGGCCGGGAAGGCGTGCTCTCGGCAATGCACGACCTCACCGCGGAGCAGGTCACGGTGTTCACCGGCGTGGAGCTGTAG
- a CDS encoding FAD-binding oxidoreductase, which translates to MTVGRRTFLRAAGLGAVGAAAAACGATPPPARQPSTSATSLPPSTSAKPSGPPDWEALRGKLSGELVLSDDGGFATAKRAFNPLFDGNKPVAVAKCTKPEDVQACVEAAGRRVPIAARSGGHSYAGYSAPDKGLVVDVGGMSQVDVHGDQVVIGAGAQLGDVYSALATAGRCLPAGSCPTVGIAGLTLGGGIGVLTRKYGLTCDRLTSAQLVTPDGQLRTASADSESDLFWALRGGGGGNFGVVTSFTFETVEAPTVTVFSLHFPAGSAGDVLDAWQRWLPGTPPELWSNIVLSGGSSVSCRVGGAFVGSSAQLTPLLAELEATPSSRTRKTLSYGAAMDYFSGSSQRQTFVGSSRIITDPVDGGKVSDLAAGHQGMDLLIDGLGGAVGDVAPTDTAFWHRKALASIQVYAPATSANQPSARKSLSTVVSGLADAGAGGGYVNYIDPDLPDWKAAYYGDNAGRLDQLTRTLDPDGVFAFAQTA; encoded by the coding sequence ATGACAGTCGGGAGAAGGACGTTTCTGCGGGCAGCCGGGCTCGGCGCGGTCGGTGCGGCGGCCGCGGCGTGCGGGGCCACGCCGCCGCCCGCGCGGCAGCCGAGCACGTCGGCCACCTCCCTGCCACCTTCGACGAGCGCGAAGCCGTCCGGGCCACCGGACTGGGAGGCCTTGCGTGGCAAGCTGAGTGGCGAGCTGGTGCTGTCCGACGACGGCGGGTTCGCCACCGCGAAACGTGCGTTCAACCCGTTGTTCGACGGCAACAAGCCGGTCGCGGTCGCCAAGTGCACCAAGCCGGAGGACGTGCAGGCCTGTGTGGAAGCGGCGGGTCGCCGGGTGCCGATCGCCGCCCGCAGCGGTGGGCACAGCTACGCCGGATACTCCGCGCCGGACAAGGGTTTGGTCGTCGACGTCGGCGGAATGTCCCAGGTGGACGTCCACGGTGACCAGGTGGTGATCGGCGCCGGTGCCCAGCTCGGTGACGTGTATTCCGCGCTGGCCACGGCCGGGCGCTGTCTGCCCGCGGGCTCGTGCCCGACGGTCGGCATCGCCGGGCTCACCCTCGGCGGCGGCATCGGCGTGCTGACCCGCAAATACGGCCTGACCTGCGATCGGCTCACCTCGGCGCAGCTCGTGACCCCGGACGGACAGCTGCGCACGGCGAGCGCGGACAGCGAGAGCGACCTGTTCTGGGCGCTGCGCGGCGGTGGCGGCGGGAACTTCGGCGTGGTCACGTCCTTCACCTTCGAGACCGTCGAAGCACCGACCGTCACGGTGTTCTCCCTGCACTTCCCGGCCGGTTCGGCCGGCGACGTGCTCGACGCGTGGCAGCGCTGGCTGCCCGGTACGCCGCCGGAGCTGTGGTCGAACATCGTGCTCTCCGGCGGTTCCAGCGTGTCCTGCCGGGTCGGCGGTGCGTTCGTGGGCAGCTCCGCGCAGCTGACGCCGTTGCTGGCCGAGCTGGAAGCCACGCCGTCCAGCCGCACGAGGAAAACGCTGAGCTACGGCGCGGCGATGGACTACTTCTCCGGCAGCTCACAACGGCAGACGTTCGTGGGATCGTCACGGATCATCACCGATCCGGTCGACGGCGGAAAGGTCAGCGACCTCGCCGCCGGACACCAGGGCATGGACCTGCTGATCGACGGCCTCGGCGGCGCGGTCGGCGACGTCGCGCCCACCGACACCGCCTTCTGGCACCGGAAAGCGTTGGCCAGCATCCAGGTCTACGCGCCGGCCACGAGCGCGAACCAGCCGAGCGCGCGCAAGTCGTTGTCCACTGTGGTCAGTGGATTGGCCGACGCGGGCGCGGGTGGCGGCTACGTGAACTACATCGATCCGGACCTGCCGGACTGGAAGGCCGCGTACTACGGCGACAACGCCGGCCGCCTGGACCAGCTCACCCGGACACTCGACCCGGACGGGGTGTTCGCCTTCGCCCAGACCGCGTGA
- a CDS encoding DUF3574 domain-containing protein, whose product MRISRRFAVTVATAALLGAGGAVAATAAADPAPPPASTADGAPGEVWKRTELYFGTGRPDGGVVTEREFADFTATEVTPRFPDGFTQLEGTGQWRSGAGAITRERSVVLVLLYPFTDRDANADLERIRSDYRKLFDQESVLRTDSVARVSF is encoded by the coding sequence ATGCGGATTTCACGACGGTTCGCGGTGACGGTGGCCACCGCGGCGTTACTCGGCGCGGGCGGCGCAGTGGCGGCGACGGCGGCCGCGGACCCCGCTCCGCCGCCGGCGAGCACAGCGGACGGGGCACCCGGTGAGGTCTGGAAACGCACCGAGCTGTACTTCGGCACCGGCAGGCCGGACGGCGGGGTGGTCACCGAGCGGGAGTTCGCGGACTTCACCGCCACCGAGGTCACGCCACGCTTCCCGGACGGGTTCACCCAGCTCGAGGGCACTGGGCAGTGGCGTTCCGGAGCGGGAGCGATCACCAGGGAACGCTCCGTCGTGCTCGTGCTGCTGTACCCGTTCACCGACCGCGACGCGAACGCCGACCTGGAGCGGATCCGTTCCGACTACCGGAAGCTGTTCGACCAGGAGTCGGTGTTGCGGACTGATTCGGTGGCCCGCGTCTCGTTCTGA